The Canis lupus familiaris isolate Mischka breed German Shepherd chromosome 14, alternate assembly UU_Cfam_GSD_1.0, whole genome shotgun sequence genome window below encodes:
- the SSMEM1 gene encoding serine-rich single-pass membrane protein 1 isoform X1, translated as MGDLFSLFWEVDPPPIPLSFTIPNQDYECRKDDSCGAIGSFLLWYFIIILVLLFFSRASVWAHSERERGRDTGRGRSRLHAPGARRGIRSQMSEKKKDEDSGTSTSVSKASKDTSYKRQSKDGDWDSLQMMKKTKQNQLTPVTDSEVALVNAYLEQRRARRHSQFSQVNQIQHDSDTTECDSEESNSGASSWKESESEHHLSPASIKKRKLAQRQRNVGSYQIRERPCLHCKAMRTNEWLTRHFLQNASATNHMKADIQEENCVPEINTKFSKF; from the exons ATGGGAGaccttttttccttattttgggaGGTAGATCCTCCCCCCATACCTTTAAGTTTCACCATTCCAAATCAGGATTATGAATGCCGGAAGGATGACTCTTGCGGGGCCATAGGGAGTTTCCTGCTTTggtattttatcattatattggTCTTGCTGTTCTTTTCTCGGGCTTCTGTCTGG gcacacagtgagagagagagaggcagagacacaggcagagggagaagcaggctccatgcaccgggagcccgacgtgggattcgatcccag atgtcagagaagaaaaaagatgaagacagTGGGACCAGCACATCAGTCAGTAAAG CAAGCAAAGATACTTCCTATAAGCGGCAAAGCAAAGATGGTGACTGGGACTctttacaaatgatgaaaaaaacaaagcagaaccaACTTACTCCTGTAACTGATTCAGAAGTGGCTTTGGTCAATGCCTATCTTGAACAAAGACGAGCCAGGCGCCATTCTCAGTTCAGCCAGGTGAATCAGATCCAACATGATAGTGATACTACTGAGTGTGACAGTGAAGAATCTAACTCAGGAGCCTCCTCATGGAAGGAGAGTGAAAGTGAACACCATCTGTCACCAGCTAGtattaagaagagaaaactagCTCAGAGGCAAAGGAATGTGGGAAGTTACCAAATCAGGGAAAGGCCCTGCCTCCACTGCAAAGCCATGAGAACCAATGAATGGCTGACCCGCCATTTCCTTCAAAATGCTTCAGCAACAAACCACATGAAGGCAGATATTCAAGAGGAAAATTGTGTACCTGAAATTAACAcaaaattcagtaaattttga
- the SSMEM1 gene encoding serine-rich single-pass membrane protein 1 isoform X2, translating to MGDLFSLFWEVDPPPIPLSFTIPNQDYECRKDDSCGAIGSFLLWYFIIILVLLFFSRASVWMSEKKKDEDSGTSTSVSKASKDTSYKRQSKDGDWDSLQMMKKTKQNQLTPVTDSEVALVNAYLEQRRARRHSQFSQVNQIQHDSDTTECDSEESNSGASSWKESESEHHLSPASIKKRKLAQRQRNVGSYQIRERPCLHCKAMRTNEWLTRHFLQNASATNHMKADIQEENCVPEINTKFSKF from the exons ATGGGAGaccttttttccttattttgggaGGTAGATCCTCCCCCCATACCTTTAAGTTTCACCATTCCAAATCAGGATTATGAATGCCGGAAGGATGACTCTTGCGGGGCCATAGGGAGTTTCCTGCTTTggtattttatcattatattggTCTTGCTGTTCTTTTCTCGGGCTTCTGTCTGG atgtcagagaagaaaaaagatgaagacagTGGGACCAGCACATCAGTCAGTAAAG CAAGCAAAGATACTTCCTATAAGCGGCAAAGCAAAGATGGTGACTGGGACTctttacaaatgatgaaaaaaacaaagcagaaccaACTTACTCCTGTAACTGATTCAGAAGTGGCTTTGGTCAATGCCTATCTTGAACAAAGACGAGCCAGGCGCCATTCTCAGTTCAGCCAGGTGAATCAGATCCAACATGATAGTGATACTACTGAGTGTGACAGTGAAGAATCTAACTCAGGAGCCTCCTCATGGAAGGAGAGTGAAAGTGAACACCATCTGTCACCAGCTAGtattaagaagagaaaactagCTCAGAGGCAAAGGAATGTGGGAAGTTACCAAATCAGGGAAAGGCCCTGCCTCCACTGCAAAGCCATGAGAACCAATGAATGGCTGACCCGCCATTTCCTTCAAAATGCTTCAGCAACAAACCACATGAAGGCAGATATTCAAGAGGAAAATTGTGTACCTGAAATTAACAcaaaattcagtaaattttga
- the SSMEM1 gene encoding serine-rich single-pass membrane protein 1 isoform X3, with amino-acid sequence MAFFYVLTWPSILCPHTPAVFLPLLIRTSVILDYGSIFMTSLTLTIFLKALSPVIMSEKKKDEDSGTSTSVSKASKDTSYKRQSKDGDWDSLQMMKKTKQNQLTPVTDSEVALVNAYLEQRRARRHSQFSQVNQIQHDSDTTECDSEESNSGASSWKESESEHHLSPASIKKRKLAQRQRNVGSYQIRERPCLHCKAMRTNEWLTRHFLQNASATNHMKADIQEENCVPEINTKFSKF; translated from the exons ATGGCCTTCTTCTATGTCCTCACCTGGCCTTCTATTTTGTGTCCACACACCCCTGcagtgtttcttcctcttcttataaggacatcagtcatattggattacgGCTCTATCTTTATGACCTCTTTAACCTTAACTatctttttaaaggctttatctCCGGTGATA atgtcagagaagaaaaaagatgaagacagTGGGACCAGCACATCAGTCAGTAAAG CAAGCAAAGATACTTCCTATAAGCGGCAAAGCAAAGATGGTGACTGGGACTctttacaaatgatgaaaaaaacaaagcagaaccaACTTACTCCTGTAACTGATTCAGAAGTGGCTTTGGTCAATGCCTATCTTGAACAAAGACGAGCCAGGCGCCATTCTCAGTTCAGCCAGGTGAATCAGATCCAACATGATAGTGATACTACTGAGTGTGACAGTGAAGAATCTAACTCAGGAGCCTCCTCATGGAAGGAGAGTGAAAGTGAACACCATCTGTCACCAGCTAGtattaagaagagaaaactagCTCAGAGGCAAAGGAATGTGGGAAGTTACCAAATCAGGGAAAGGCCCTGCCTCCACTGCAAAGCCATGAGAACCAATGAATGGCTGACCCGCCATTTCCTTCAAAATGCTTCAGCAACAAACCACATGAAGGCAGATATTCAAGAGGAAAATTGTGTACCTGAAATTAACAcaaaattcagtaaattttga